Part of the Vitis vinifera cultivar Pinot Noir 40024 chromosome 13, ASM3070453v1 genome is shown below.
GTGAAGGAAAGACAATGAAGGAAGAGGGGCATAGCAATTtagtcatgttccttttttGGTTATTCATGTTAAAAATTGCTTTTGAATTAAAGCAATTTCATTTGCAAAGACCATAATTCTTCTTATAAACAAGAGAAAGAATCCTGCATTATAACcaaaaaaacatgtaaaactatgaaaattatttgtgaGAAAATGTAAAGTTGTTACTCCTGTTTCTCAAACCAAGACAATTCAAGATCTTCACTAGGAAAAATTGATTGATGACCATGCCACTGTGTATGAAAAATGCAGTTTATATGCTATAACCAGATCCTATGATTGTCCTGACTGATCCAGATTTTCCTGatttgagatttaggttcatGTATATGAAGTTGACCCCAGATGCTAGCTATTGGGATGGGGATTGACTGACGGTTGTGGTTGTATTGGTGCATAGATATTGGCAGTAGCGACAAGTGCGGTGAGGTAGTAAAAAGAACCTGCAAAGCCGTCGGTTCTTTTTGGTTTATCTGCAGGCTGGTTCGAATCAGCTTGTTTTAGTATGCATCTTTATGAAATCTGGAAAAGAACTTTGTGGTTGATTCAACAATCACCATGCTTGTCACCATTGGCAATACTTGCCCTACCACTGCTATGACACCAGTACCATATTGTTGCTGTAACTGTTGCTGTTGTCAACAGTTATCATATACATGAGCCTAACTGCACTAAAAAATGTGGTTATCTGGTATAGTCTGCACACTGCTATTTCTCATTTTAGATAAGTTTATGTGGCTTAGGAGTCATGGTATTGTTTGTCAGTCAAGGTTTGTTATTGAGTATTTTAACTTGATCTGGTTTGAGAGGTGTGCGATgcttttacattttaaaaaaaaaaaattaattcatggTTTTATACTTATTTTGTTGGTGATGAAATTGAATTTGTTCTCCTGTATAAAATGAATTGCAGTCATTGTAAAAGGAATTACTTGTCTTGCCatgaaattaccaaaaaaacCATGTTTGTGTTTTACTGTCCCCATTTTGAACATTGGGATGGCAGATATCTTCCAACTGATACCTCAAAGAGAGCCTTACTGATCCTGAAGATATGTACCACACCATTATTTTCCCTTTCACTTGACCTCTATTTTGACCATAGTGGATGAccgaaaaatcattttttgggGGTTAGGTATTTTAGGGGCAACTAGAAAAACTTTTCCTACTCaatgaattttgaaaactatGATTAATATTGCATGGTATCCCTGAATTATTCATGAAATTCTCAATTATTCAGAATAAGTCTAGAGTAGAAATAGCTTTCTTTACCTACCTGGCAACTCTACCTGAATCTGAATAATTTTTTGGGGTGTtccaaatattttatgaattagaCCAAAAAATTTTCTTGATCTTAAATTTGTCTCTGCTTCTTGTATGTGGTGCATCATGCCTACAACTGCAAGTTTGCTATTGTAACATCCAGTGAATTTGTGTGAGTGCAGAAAGGTCGTTTGTCAGAGAATGAAGCTCGCTTCTATGCAGCTGAAGTTGTAGATGCTCTTGAATATATTCATAGTCTAGGATTGATACACCGGGATATTAAGGTATTTTAATTGCCTATACAATATTTCCTTTGCATGtgaaaattattaacttttcatGAATTGCAGCCGGAGAACTTGCTACTTACTGCAGATGGACATATCAAAATTGCTGATTTTGGGAGTGTAAAGCCTATGCAGGATAGTCTAATTACCGTCCTTCCCAATGCAGCATCAGGTAAGACTATCATCCTGtcattttttgataggtaaatttttctccccattgggacttgaacttccctcccacaaaccctccccatccctttaccacttgaggcAGGCCTCAAGAACGGCTATCATCCTGTCATGATGATGCTATTTTATCAATGACTAATTAAccaaaaaccatatatttccTGTCCAGATGATAAGGCTTGTACATTTGTGGGAACTGCTGCTTATGTCCCTCCAGAAGTTCTCAATTCTTCTCCTGCAACGTTTGGGTAAGTCATTTCTTCTGAAAGATTTGGGCATAAATTTTAGATCTCAAATTgccttttaaaaagaaaatcttaaatTACTGCCAGTTTTTGTGGATTCATTTGAGGCATGCTTAGATAGCAAGGGATTGGGATGGTGACGTGAGAGGTTCTAGGTCCAAATACCAGTAGGGGCAAAAACTctcaaaagaggaaaaaagggaaaagaaaaaaaaagaagaaaagtgttGGTTTCAATGGTTCTGTCAGATCATGTACTTTCTTTGGTGGATAACATATTTACTGTTGTTAACTTCATACATACAGAAACGATCTTTGGGCACTTGGCTGCACTTTGTACCAGATGCTTTCTGGAACTTCTCCTTTTAAAGATGCAAGTGAATGGCTTATTTTCCAAAGAATTATAGCGAGAGATATCCGATTTCCAAATTACTTTTCCGATGAAGCTCGAGATCTCATTGACCGGCTATTGGTAAGCACAACTTAACTGCTGGTTAGCTTCAGTTAAGAAGTGGTATAACTTcagctgatttttttttttccatatttcttttttcttacttattttGAAACAATAGTTcatttcatctttttctttggCTATAATACTGAAAAGGcttaaaatagaatttaattgaTTGGGTCCTCTTAACTTCAATCTCTCAAGCAGTAAAGGGAGAAGAAGCTGGAAGTGTGGTCTGGATTTGGTTTCTTAGTGCCCAGGCTAGGGTTAAGGTGTGGGGACGGTAGGTGGAGGGGGATAGGTTGTTTACAGTCTCATCTATTTGTGTTAGTATCTCACAGTTGTTGGCTTCCTTGTTTTTTCCTGGGATAGGTTCTTGTTACTTGTTTTTGTTCTCTTAGCATTGTAGGGCTTGGTTATGTCACCCTCTGCTTCGCTGTTTCTTTGTTTCTTAGGCCGGTGTCTTTGGCTTGGGTAGTGGTTTGTTGTTTTCTCCTTTTGCCTACTTTACGGCGCTCTTTGTATACTCTGTGTGTACTTGGTGCACCTTTTCTTTGggattttaatatatttgcttatttacctataaaaaaaatggatttaattgGTGGGTCCTGAGCTATGATTAACTTGTAAAAAATATTGCATTTGTATAGCCTTGCTCTGTCATCAAATTGagaatgcattttttttctttgaaaaacctTTGTCTTTCTATATGGTGTTCTTTTTTATCCCAAAAAGAATGTTACGATAGAGACAAGTTCAATGGTAtactttttcaagttcttttagTAGAACCACTTCATGTATATATgcatatgtatatgtatatttaagtttatatatTGCCTAATGTTCTTAAGATATAATATTATGGGTTTTGGgcataaaaatttatcaaatatacatAGGCACATCTGTATGTATGTATAAAAGACATGTTCAATGGATCACTAACTGGTGTGGCGAATAATAGAGGAGAAGCAAATGAATTTCCAGGACAATTAGGCCTACATTAATGATccgcatttttttttttgataagagtATTGTATTACGAAAAAGCGCTAAAATAGCAGCTTAAGATGTACAAGAAAGAGACTCACCCCCTTGCAACTGAAACAAAAAACCTATTCAACAAGATGTACAAAAAACAACCTTCCCTCAATGGGAACCCatccaatcaatgaaatcaattaGCAttgaaggaccatcttttataaacaatttagaCTCCGACCAAAGTAAATATACAAAAAACGCTTTCAGCTTTTAGGATCCACATTGAGCCACTATCTTTTGATATCTGTGTTGATGATTGTACTGTACTGGACTGGACGTGTGTAAGAAGTAGTCCCATGGTGGATATTACTTTTCTAATAATGTAGGTAGTTCTAGAAACTAGAGGATGGATTAATTTCCAGTTAGAACAATGTATGTTATAAAACCCCcccttttctttaaaataaaatgtttttgacCCCCTTGTTATCATTAACATACTGGGTTTTGTTCAAGGCATGAATCAATTCATCTCTTGGGggattgattttgaattttttggatATGTATGATATGTGTCTGGAACCTGTTTAGGCTTTTTCCCATTTGTATCCATGTCCAACAAGTGTGCATGTTTCCATGTCTACTTTTAAGGAGTGACTGCTTTAGGGGAACATATAACTTGCCTGGATGAGTTCACAAATCTTCATGCTTGATCCTGCTCAGTTGGTGGTTTTTGCTAAAGATTTCATATGGCATGTgaaagttttttaaaactgcTGTTGTGTGATCATCTTGAAATGTATATGCTTGACCCTGTATTCAAGGGCCTGTTATTAGCATCCAATTCTGGCTGCCTGGTCTAATTGAGGGAATTTTGGTCTTTGGATTGGCATTCCAATCTTAGGCTACCAAATGCTATTTCTCTGGACTTTATTCAGTGATCCAGGAATACTTTAGAGGAGAGATTTGgtcttttttcttgttctttttcattttttttttcacgatGTCTTCTGTTTAGTgggttttttttaatacattttttctTCACCTTTTGTTGGGTGTTCCCTATATACCCATTGTGTACTAAGGCTTTGGCCCCTCTTTGTACTTCTACGTTTATTTGCTTATAAAGAATgctatttaaaaggaaaaatggcaGGATGTGATGTTTGCCCCTCATTTTGCACAAAACATAGTTGAAAAtggtaatgaaaaaaaatcaatgcatGTAGAATTTTTAAATGGCTCAAAGCATTTTGTTTATGAACTAAAATTTATGAAGCATCACATTCTTGATGTGAAGTAAAAACCTTCCTTTCATACTTCAAAATGTACATGCTCATAAAGGAAGGCTTgtagttagaaaatttaacagaaaaaaaaaagggatggaaatgaatgaataattaagatttcaaaataaaattttattcctagatttaaaaaaaaaaaaaaaaaaaaactctaaagcattttatttacaatacttaaaaattggacttttgaataattttatcaCGTGATTTGGACCTTTTTGTCTAATGTGTGATGTACATACTTTTGGAGAAAAGTAGTTGCATGTCACAAGGTTGTATCTTGTACAAGCCCTGCACCTTGAGACGCTAGCTTCAATGGATTTAAAGCCCTAAGGCCAAAACAGTAGTAGATGTTTTACCTTCATTTTTCACATGGAGCAGTCCTCAAGACATTGGTATCAAGTAACTTCTAAAACTGCAGATTTTATACTGAATTTCTGAATAGAATAATAAGTGATAATTTTGTTTCTGCTTCAACTCCCTCAATTAGatgtgatataattttataatctGCAACTATGATGCAGGATACAGAACCCAGCAGAAGACCAGGTGCTGGACGTGATGGTTATGCTTCACTCAAGATGCATCCTTTCTTCAATGGAGTTGACTGGAAGAATTTACGCTCACAAACCCCTCCTAAACTTGCAATGGAAGCGATGGTGTGACTTCAATTGTGCTTTAACTCTCTGTCTCTGTCTCTGTCTTTCTTTGTCCCTCTTTTCTCGTCTAAATCCAACTTCTGTTGCAGTTTTGCAGAATTTGGTAAAAAAAGGACTCCTCCAAAGTAATTTATATTTGTCTTAACTTTTTCAGGCTCATTCAAGTGAAGGAGATGATGGTCAGGATTCATGGAACCCTGCACACATTGGGGATGGCTCGGCAAGACAAAATGATGGGAATAGTGGTGCCACGTCATCTTCTGAAGCACCTGGTTCTGTAACTAGGCTTGCTTCAATAGATTCCTTTGATTCAAAATGGTATTGGTTTGACATCTTTAACTTGGTGCCTGGCATTGACCTTCTTACTGTTTGAAAACAACAATATCTTTCTTCAACATTGAGTTCTCTCTGCTGTGAACTTAGGGAGAGATCAATATtatattgttgttttttgttgttggTTGGTGAAATAAGAGTCAGAAGGTGAAAAATTCCTGGAAGAGATGGATTGGCATCGATTCTAAGTAGGTCATGTTTTGAGAACCCATTTTTTGTGGGTTTAGGACAAATCCATATTTGTGCAAAGCAAAAATTTTGGCCTTGGAGACACTGTTTTGAATAATCTTCTGGTGTGGTTGTTTAATTTCTCTACTTGTATGGCTGTTGATTTAATTCTGATTTAGAACTCTGCAGCTCCAGCAAGCTGCATCAGCATTTGAGGAAATTCTAACACTGTGTTAGCATATTCACAGGCAACAATTTTTAGAGCAGGGGGAATCAGTTCTTATGATTTCCATGgtgaagaaaatacaaaaactaACAAACAAGAAGGTGCAGCTTATACTCACCAACAAGCCAAAACTGATCTATGTTGACCCTGCGAAGCTGATGGTAAAGGGAAATATAATCTGGTCTGACAACCCTAATGACCTCAGCATCCAAGTCACAAGTCCTTCACATTTCAAGATTTGCACGGTATGTCCCTTCTTTCCCAATCTTCTGTTTTGGGGCACATttccttggtcatttttttacCTCTTCTAAAGACATTGCAATTGCTGACCACATGGACCTAATATTGGACCATTCAGCACTTTCTGAGATGTAGGGATATATTAGAACTAAAAGTTTACTCTGattaaaatgaagaaagaaagcaataagaaaaaacaaaacaaacgtTTAGTGCCAAGATGGAACTAAGAAGCTTGTTCTTCTACTTAGTTTGCTGGTTGCGTTGTGTGATTTGTTGCTTCAAAGCTtgtgggaaaaaataaaataacgtgAAGTAATAATGGCAGATGATTTGTGCCCCCAACCTATCACCTTTACATCTCACATCTTTCAATTTTCTGTATTCTTGCAGCCAAAGAAGGTTATGTCATTTGAGGATTCAAAACAAAGAGCATGGCAGTGGAAAAAGGCAATAGAGGGGCTTCAAAATCGATGAAATCTGTTTCTGGTTTCAACAACAAATTCTTTGGATATTTGACATTCTAGAGGAACAAGGGGATCCTTAACAGTCGGATGCTCCTgagaaatatttatttactgAAAAAGAGAGATTCAAGTTGCAGAACCGGCTTTTCAAGGTGCAAACCATACCCCCTCCAACCACCCCTTCCCTTGTGGCTTTGGAACTCAGTTTGTTACAAGGGGATATTGTGCCCATTCTGCATTTGTATGGTATGACATGCACACAACGGCAAATGCAAAATGTGGGGTTTGTTGGGGATGTGTTCATTACTTGTTGAT
Proteins encoded:
- the LOC100264394 gene encoding 3-phosphoinositide-dependent protein kinase 2 isoform X2, which codes for MVALLVAAAAVAVEVEGVGVRVRFRDLRALRLGLPRRILLFRISNWGRSTASGPIPRSTVDNCTARMMMMVVRARKKDTGIVYALKIMDKKFITKENKTAYVKLERIVLDQLDHPGIVRLFFTFQDTFSLYMALESCEGGELFDQITRKGRLSENEARFYAAEVVDALEYIHSLGLIHRDIKPENLLLTADGHIKIADFGSVKPMQDSLITVLPNAASDDKACTFVGTAAYVPPEVLNSSPATFGNDLWALGCTLYQMLSGTSPFKDASEWLIFQRIIARDIRFPNYFSDEARDLIDRLLDTEPSRRPGAGRDGYASLKMHPFFNGVDWKNLRSQTPPKLAMEAMAHSSEGDDGQDSWNPAHIGDGSARQNDGNSGATSSSEAPGSVTRLASIDSFDSKWQQFLEQGESVLMISMVKKIQKLTNKKVQLILTNKPKLIYVDPAKLMVKGNIIWSDNPNDLSIQVTSPSHFKICTPKKVMSFEDSKQRAWQWKKAIEGLQNR
- the LOC100264394 gene encoding 3-phosphoinositide-dependent protein kinase 2 isoform X1 — encoded protein: MLAVAGGEGAQMEKDFDSKLRIQSNSSNGGTAGGGGGGGGGGGGGGGAGAVQRSKSFAFRAPQENFTIQDFELGKIYGVGSYSKVVRARKKDTGIVYALKIMDKKFITKENKTAYVKLERIVLDQLDHPGIVRLFFTFQDTFSLYMALESCEGGELFDQITRKGRLSENEARFYAAEVVDALEYIHSLGLIHRDIKPENLLLTADGHIKIADFGSVKPMQDSLITVLPNAASDDKACTFVGTAAYVPPEVLNSSPATFGNDLWALGCTLYQMLSGTSPFKDASEWLIFQRIIARDIRFPNYFSDEARDLIDRLLDTEPSRRPGAGRDGYASLKMHPFFNGVDWKNLRSQTPPKLAMEAMAHSSEGDDGQDSWNPAHIGDGSARQNDGNSGATSSSEAPGSVTRLASIDSFDSKWQQFLEQGESVLMISMVKKIQKLTNKKVQLILTNKPKLIYVDPAKLMVKGNIIWSDNPNDLSIQVTSPSHFKICTPKKVMSFEDSKQRAWQWKKAIEGLQNR